Below is a window of Chanodichthys erythropterus isolate Z2021 chromosome 19, ASM2448905v1, whole genome shotgun sequence DNA.
atagctgaatttattaaaatgacccaaAGGTTTGAACCATTGGTTCTTGAATAATGTGTGTGGTTAACtgatgatctatgactgtttttatgttttgtgatggttgttcatgagtcccttgttagtcctgagcagttaaactgagctctgttcttcagaaaaattcttcagttttccagcctcttttgcatatttgaaccctttccagcagtgactgtgttTTCGAGATCCAGCTTTTCATTGAATCACCCTAATATTAAATAAAGGCTaattttagatttaaaaaaaatatatattaaaaagcgTTTGATTTTGGTCCAGAATTTTCATCCCTaacaaatttataaaattacctgtaacacaaaattgtttttgttgttagtCATAGTTCTCAATAAATTATGGCATTGCGTGTTTTTGCAGTGATTGATCTAAATTGTTTGTTGGATTGTAGGTTTGATGTGTTTCATGGTGAAGAGACGACGCAGCAGGCGGTTTTTCTGACCTCCGTCAAGCCCATCCTCCCCCACATCCTCAATGGTCAGAACGCCAGTGTCTTTGCCTATGGACCCACTGGAGCAGGTATCATTTCTGCCTTCATCTCCTTTGAAGTTCATTTGCATTTTTAGTAGGGGTGACACTGAATAGTCTGCGATTCGAAGCTTCGATAGGAGGAGCCTGATTTGACTACCAATCTCACAGTCGAATCTTGGCAGGGGTGTTATGAGACTAGAAATGGTGGTGCTCAATATCTTATTTCTCCCAATAAGttaatatacagcctattatgATAATgtgatttaataaaaatgtgaaaagaaagaatgttaaatatttttttaatgtgctGTCTTTTTTATGATCAAGCACTTTAGCAGGTCATGGTCTCAGTGCAGTAGGTCATGATTTGGTAGCTGGTGCTGATATTAAACTTCTCTCCTAAAGAATATCCACTGGCTCTTCTTGTGCCTGTTTGGATTATCAGGGAGAGAAACACTCATAACAATACTTGAAGAGGATTTTACTGTTTACTTGATATTTGAACACTTTAATATTGATATTTAGTTTAAACATATTTTCTGTCCAATTTTAgtgttactttcaataaaatgtGGTTGTTTTATCTTATTGGCTTGTATTTGTAAATTCGGTatcattaaatttaatattaattagggAGAGAAACACTCATAACAATACTTGGTGAAGAGGATTTTACGGTTTACTTGATATTTGAATACTTCAATATTTAGTTTTAATATATTCTTTCCAATTTTAGTGTTACTTTAAAAGTGTGGTTATTTTATCTTATTGGCTTGTATATTTAAATTCAGTatcattaaatttaatttcattaattcTAATATTAATTAGGGCTGTTCAATGaataatcacatccaaaataaaagtttgtttacataatatatgtgtgcgCACTTAAACAGATAGTGTGACATACTGGATTTTTTTCCCAATCAGGTAGGCAATaaatgatttcaaaacatttctgtgtgtgtgtgtgtgtgtgtgtgtgtgtgtgtgtgtgtgtgtgtgtgtgtgtgtgtgtgtgtgtgtgtgtgtgtgtgtgtgttttgtttttttttttttttttttgtttttttttgttttgttttgtttttttttgttttgttttgttttgttttgttttgttttgttttgttttgttttgatttgatttgatttgatttgatttgatttgatttgatttgatttgatttgatttggaTGCTGTGAACGTTTAGTTAAAAGACTGCCACAGTGCCACTCCAGTTATGCGTTTATAAACAATATATGGTCTCTGCAGACAAAGTTGACAATTCTGGCTatacttttgttattttaataatttctttaatttgaatttatttattgatcactCAGGTTATCTAATTTAACTATTTGTTGCTTGTGTTTTGAATATATGTTCTCCTGTACTTTAGGCATTTTGCACTTGTGACTTTgactatttcattttttattatttttatttattagtacGATATATTGTGTTCTAAttcaattctgtaaattaatttGATTGTTGCGCTGTAGAGTTAAAGCTTGCAGGCAATTTAGccgatttaatttgatttgctGACGTGAAATGCATAGGCTATTGATCTGCAGTGTGGCCTTTCTGCAGTtatttatataggcctatatatttttAGGCTTattcatccaaaatgttattaattttCTTCTATATCTTTTGTGTGGTGGTCTGTACATCATGGCTGTGTTTATCCACATTGCCTTTAATTGCAGTTTAAAAAAGATAAGACGAAACTGACAATGACTTGTATGTGATtcgactatttttttttttactataggCAACCCGATTCGACTGTAAATCCGTAGTTGGGGACACCCCTTATTTTTAGATTTGTTCAGCTAAGTGTATGATGTGATTTTATTGAGATTTTTATGATGTGCCATTTCACACTGTATAACACGGCACATTTCTTCTTCCTCTCTTCAGGAAAGACTCACACCATGCTTGGCAGTCAAGAGCAGCCGGGGATCATTCCCAGAGCTGTGAGGGAGGTCTTCAATCTGGTTGGAGCTCAAGAAAAGGGGCAGGATGGTTGGGAATACTCAATTGGGATGTCTTACTTGGAGATCTACAATGAAAAGGTATTCTATTGTGGTGAGCATGCTTACCTTAAAATAGATGCACTTTTCagttttcaatatttttattataattactattatttttaatttcttagatgtaaaatgtttggggtcagtaaatgtttttgaagtgtattttatgctcaccaagcctgcgtttatttaaatacagtaaaaactgtaatattgaaaatagcggttttctattttaatacattttaaaatggaattttGTCCTGTGATTCAGCATTATttctccaatcttcagtgtcacatgattcttcagaaatcattctaatatgattattttaatacgactttattattatcagtgttgaaaacggtgctgcttaatatttttcaggGCTGGatattgacacaaatttcatgaTTCAAATTTGATTTCAAGTCACAAGTTTGCGATTCGATCAGATTCCGATTCATTTTTCTATTTTGGATATATATtaggtacagtacatggcaaattttctcaaAGGAAATAAATCTCTGTATGCTGTAAGTATACATGGGAGCCAGATGGTACTACATTACtatattaattttcattcaaCAGTGCtactgatctgcctgcattgacactattatttaagagctgctgtgcagccaatttatgtaccagttatcaatgtaaagctgctttgacacaatctgcgttgtaaaaagcgctatattaataaaggtgacttgatttaatattgaaggttaaaattaactgatttgtacttaaattacactcaaggatgtttttataataatcaAGTTATAATACTAACTTTACATTCACATAattatatttctactccaattagtTTTTAGAAATATAAACGTTTAAATGGTATCCATTTATTCAAACgtattaaatattgaagaacatttaaattataatgaatatgtaatatggtgtatatatttagcaaaatgctgcactagtaggggtgtaacggtacacgtatttgtaacgaaccgtttcggtacagggctttcggtacggtgcacgtgtgtaccaaagcattacattgcaaccaatattcaccaccaataaccgcaataagctctgcgttttgttactttcgataagaaacaaagtgtcatccttcaaattctgtccacgaaatcatgaagtttaaacagaaaatgccgctttgatgtggggtgacagatcactgtacatgcgcctcagttcaaccggtAGCGCGAGCGCGGAGCGCATATGAAagtgttcatctcttcctccttaatactagttacagaataaacatgaaagaacatctgaaggtatgttgcaagattcagtacaacttactgaaacggtcatatctcatgtaatcgctcattcagtgtttcaacggtggaaagacatcaatgaaagcatccgtattcaacaatgtcatgatgcatttacctcagaaaagccattcagtgttcacagcttgttagttcgctagagaaattaactctttcgcttaatatatgcactgtattagccaatatattcattattttacttaatcttttagtgatatcctgattaggctatttaatgtatgtttaaatagatctgatgttaaaataacagccactgtgtagaaatgattatatttcaacaacgaattggagtaaaaacatttagaagttaatgcaaaaactgccttaggtgcagcttacaggtttgcatacaatttgttatttgagtgttgattattttatctaaaaataaaaagcaattgaatttaggctaatagttagggctccctacatagtgtacagcattagcagagatcatttttttttatccttaaacttttagttttaatttaatttaatatatttaaagacaaacacaatttgttcagtaaacctctgtttaataataaaaaaaaggcaattttatgtttagttttctctccacctgctgtaccgaaaactgtaccgaaccgtgacttcaaaaccgaggtacgtaccaaaccgtgagttttgtgtaccgttacacccctatccactagttcacttttctagctgaatgagtttatggtcactaaATATGGttttcctgaggtaaatgtgacgttacgtgacattacaagctgttttattgacatctttccacgGTTAAAACACTGATTAAGCGATTATATTAGACATAGGATTTCGGTAAGTTCTGCTCTAtataacataccttcagatgtcatatttatttcatgctgtaactgGCATTAAACCGGAGAAGATGATCAGTTTGCTTGCTTTGCGCTGCCGCTTTTCTTGAACTCGAGCACTACAGCGAGCTTTCACGCCACATTAgtgccaaaacggtatttatttttttagaaacttCAAAAACGGCatttaaatcttttgtaactttactgaaaatatatttaaactttactgtcacttttgaacaatttaatgcatctttgctgaacaaaagtgttaatttttcaaaaaggaaaaaaacaattgttataaaatatcaaatgaattaaaaaatacttttttgcaaGACTTAACTTTTTTGTGTTTACATTTAAACCCCATTTCAGTGGGCAGCTGCTCTGGAATATTGATTAGTTTTGTGTCTGTAGGTGCTGGACCTGTTGTCCCCAGGTTCCCAGGACCTGCCCATCCGTGAAGACAAGGACAGAAACATCCTCATTCCTGGGCTAACGCACACACCCCTCTCATCCTTTTCCGACTTTGACACTCATTTCATTCCCGCGAGTCTAAACCGCACCACAGCCTCCACTAAACTCAACCAGCGCTCCAGCCGCAGTCACGCTATCCTCCTCATAAAGGTTTGAACATGCACAATTCTCTTCAATCTACTTCTCCATTAGCACTTAAGCAGGTCCTGGTCTCTGTGTGGTAGACCATGATTTGGTAGCTGGTGCTGAAATTAAATCTCTGCCTCAAACAAACCACTGACTTTACTGTGTCTGCTGGCTGTGTTTGGGAAAGAGAACACTTATGTTGGTATTACAAAACTGGAGCCCTATGATTTTTGCAATGCCGAAAACGCTGAACACTCTGTATTATACAGTAAATTCCCTTTGTATTCATGAATGTCGCAGAAgtttgaataaatcaaaagtacGGGCTGTACActtaaagcattagttcactttcaaataaaattacctgataatttactcacccccatatcatcaaagatgttcatttctcgaaaagaaattaaggtttttgatgaaaacattccaggattattctccttatagtggacttcaatggactccaaacggttgaaggtcaaaattacagtttcagtgcagctttaaacgataccagacgaagaataagtcttatctagtgaaatgatcagtcatttttgaaaagaaaaaaatacaactgtatatgctttatataaacagatgATCACCTTGCACATGTTTCTTCAGTCAGAGACTTTTTCATACTAAAAGTAAACCTGCTCTCTCGTCTGTCAGCGCGTTGTCAGTGTCCTTTTTGCTCTGCAATGTATTTTGAGAGAATATGATGTGTAGCATGAGATCACCATGGCTTGTCagacatagcaacagtaaccGAGGGGAGCAGGTCTTTGCGAAAGGTcagttgtgagttataaagtccaattttGAAGGAAGATGTtcagtttacatctcgcaattctgactgtttcTCAGTTGGgagttttattttttgcatttgtcataactcataattctgagaaaacATATATTGACATATATTCCTCTTGTAGAGTAGaatgtactttttcaaagtaataacaataataatagtttattaaaACAATCTTTTAAGGAATATCGTAATTTttctgtgtgccaaaaaaaatgaatttttttttcatttgattacatttaagGAGATTAATTACATTGATACTTTTGTGCAGTCAATTGATTACCACTGTTTTtgataatgaattaatattaaatcataaaacacagaatccagaaaaaaataaaatggacaagatttttggggggaaaaaagattTCATAGGCCACTGTTACTTAAatttgaatattattattaaattaagttATTGTTAAAGTTACTATTAAAATGGaatgcaaattaaaaaaaaaaaaaaaaacaatttcataGTGCTTTAATAAAGGTTACTGACCCTCTAAAAAAGACTAACAAGCCATATAAATGCATGCATTTGCTCTCAGGTAGTGAAGTCTCAGCGTGGGCCGCCCCACAGACAACAAACAGGAAAGCTGTATTTGGTTGATCTGGCTGGTTCAGAGGACAACCGACGAACAGGAAACCAGGGCATTCGTCTGAAAGAGAGTGGGGCTATCAACCTGTCCCTCTTCACCCTCAGTAAAGTGGTGGACGCTCTGAATGCAGGGGCCGGGGGCCGTGTGCCCTACAGGGACAGTAAACTCACCCGTCTGCTGCAGGACTCTCTGGGTGGTTCTGCCCATTCTGTCATGATCACCAACATCGCACCGGAGTACAAATACTACTTTGACACCTTCTCAGCCCTTAACTTTGCCGCCAAGTCTAAGCAGATTGTCAATCGACCCTTTGTCAGGGAAACAGTTGTGGCTCCAACGATTGGTGAGAagtgcagttttattttattttttttctggatgATGAGAATGTTTATTTGATAATTATAATGTGTCCCTTCTCTTGTAGTTCCTGGAAAGAGATCCAGAGAGGAACAGGAGGCTGGAGGTTCTGGTGAGCCCCAGAACAAGAGGTCTAAGGAGGGGAAGAAAGCTGAACAGTGCCAATCACTGCCCGGACATCCACATGGGTAAGAGAGCATGTGTTGCAACAGCTGAACTGGTTTATTGTACGAGCGCTTTAGCAGGTCTTGGCTTTGTGCAGTAGGCCATGATTTGGTAGCTGGTGCTCAAAGGAAGACTCTCCCTATAGCGAAAACCACAGGCTAAATGTGCCTCAGTGGACATTTATAGGGAGTACACATGTGCTTTATTTCTGTGTGATCTAAGTTGATCTTTCAGCCTTATGAGGATATTCAATGTTTCAGTCTCTATTTATTTGCTGTGAATAGCTTTCAAATGAATTTAATTTTGCCCTAAGGTTTCCCAGACTGGGGTTTGTGAGTTtgaagttaaaggattagttcacttcagaattaaaatgtcctgataatttactccccCATGTTATTCAAGATTTTTGTctgtcttcagttgaaaagaaatttaaggtttttgaggaaaacatttaagtattttctccatatagtggactttgtCGGGTTGAAGgtccctttgaagctgcactgaaactgcaatttggacctttaaGCCATTGtaccctgttgaagtccactatatggagaaaaatcctggaatgttttcctcaaaaaccttaatttcttttcgactgaagaaggACATAAacatattggatgacatggatAAATTATCAGAATTtttattctgaagtgaactaatcctttaaaatgaaaatatatcatttatcaccctcatgtcgttccaaacccgaaagactttcattcatcttcggaatgcaaataAAGATCTTGTTAATgaagctttctgtccctccattgacagctacacaactaccacgttcaagccccagaaaggtagtaaagacatcattaaagtaatccatgtgaatCTAGTGGTATAACATCAATTTTATTGCGCGACACGAGTTTTgtttgagggggaaaaaaaacacaatttactgctttttatttacaaaatgatCTCCAATGCACGTTCACGCAACAATGTCTGCTTTTGcatcaacacaacacaacacagctTGTGCCATGGTGCTCGCGTGAACATGCGTTGGAGATTcgagtccctgtaaagtcattgTTCTGAGTTTGTCACACTGCAGAAAAATcttaaccacccagccaaatttgaataattaaaaaaaatctgcaagtaaATGAAAGTTATCAATCTCGAAAAAAATAGGCAGAGCTCTCTGCTCTCAAACGCTGGGGGCGTGTCCGCTGTCTGAGCTGAAACCACACCCATTCACGAGAGCTGCAGCCTCAACTGTCtgagtcaaacatactgatgctgcatataaaaaaaaatcatgttggAGGGTTGCAAATTTTAGTAGTTACTGTGGACTACCTACTAATTATAACATCAGCACACACGGCAACTTGCACTCATTGGTGGGCACGTACTGCCAACTGTTGAGTCGAAAAATGACGGCGCCGCGAGACGGGAGGATGAAGGCCGGGACAGGAGAGACTCTGTCCGGCTCCATATCATATCATCGGTTGTCAGTGGGGCGGGAGGGAGGCCGAGGTCTGTTCAGCCACATTCACCAAAAACAGTGGATTATCTGTGAATCCTAGCTATAGCTTAGATTCCGATATTTCCCGCCAGCGCCCTCGGGTCGGGCCCTTGATAAAGCACGTCACGTGTCATGCGCAACGTCTCGTCCACTCGCACTCGCAGTCTCGCGTGCGTGACGCAACACACCTGCTGTGCGGCTTAAGAGCAAAATGGAGCTTGaagaagcaaagaaaaaaattaaaacaggagAATTAACTTTGAGCAAGTTTGGAGGAAAATCTGAGgtatggaaacattttaaactagtCGTGGGGAGTGACAACATATGTGTTGACTTTGTCTCGTGCATTAAATGCGGCACGCTGCTCGCCTATGACAGCAAAAAATGGGACTTCTGAATAAACAAACAACGCTGCAGTTTACATGCTTCTTCCTTGTCCTATTATTCATtaagataataattaataaatgcatgCACAATTATGAACttgataaatgttacaaatgtgcACAAACAAATGCCTTTCAACTTACAtgtgcaaaattcagaattaaatgaatgtgctGCAATTTGTACGAAAAGAGTCTACGTGTTTTAGCCATTAACATTTAGTTTaaagtttaagttttgttttgaagaaagattttctttaaagtgaatttcgtttagtatgaattgtatcttaattttaatacatttttcatcatcCAATTGCCTTGATTTAATGCATAAAAagcaatatagcagacaatataataATGACAGGAGGCGCCGGCGCACGGCTGTCACACTTACACCATTTGAAACTCGTAACACACACTGTCACTGAATTTACAAATACAAATCTTGCTTGTtgctcacacatatattatgatgaaataacaatatgttgaagtaacattattattaataattcatCTTTAGGAATATTTGATTGAATGCTGAAGGTTGtgcttgttcaatttaataaaattaaaacttttatgataattaaaataattgaatatttaatattgagtGGCCAAtttatgctcatttattaatagtataaCTGCGCAGCTCCCCCCTGTAGCCTAAATAGCACACCAGCACctgcgttaaaaaaaaaatctggcgcCACCCCTGGTTATAACGGCCcacatattaaaaatggtagGGTTTAAATCGGGCTCATAATTACAGTGGACGTGCCAGGCCGGGCTCTGTCACAACGGGCTCGGGTAGGGTCGGGCTTGATTTTGTTCGGCTCGATCTAAGCTCTAATCCCAACTGTCTGAAAGTTTGAACAAAGTTAGAACGATATCACTAGAGACTAAATTAATCCTCCCCTTCATATCATAGTTTTAGGACCTTTAAATAAGGAGACCGAGCTGTATTGTATATAACAATcatgtaatatgcatttgcGTGACGAAGGCATTACTAAATGTGCAAAGTGCTGTATAACCGTGATGACACTCAAGATTGAGGGGCGGCGCCATGCTTGGTGCGTCATCGACATTTATATAGTGTTGGGGTGGGGCCATGTTCGGGGGCCCGAGTGCGTCATTGGACCCCCGTTTTAGCTCCAcccaaaaaattcataaaattgaggttaaaccactggagtcaaaTGGATTACTTtgatgtttttactacctttctggggcttgaaagtggcaGTTGAATAATTGTAATTTGCTTAAATTCTTTAAGTAAATATTTTGGGAATCACTACAGTGTGCCAGTAAAGTAGTTGGATGTGCTATAAGTTTAGATGTCTTTCAGTTCACCAGATTCATCAGTTCTGGAGAGGCTCCTGGCCCTAGAGAAGATGATGATGGGTTCAGCTGAGAGAGAGAGGCTCAACCTGCTCAAAACTGTGGCACAGTCCCGGAAAGAAATTCAGGTATCGTACACACTCTTTCAATGTTTGGCTCCGTTATGTGGTCAGAACAGCATTTCCATCTGAATTTCAATGCGTCAGAAGGAATAAGCATCAGTGAGAGACACATCGGCATAGTTAATCCTTCAAATTGGGCCAAATTGCAAATTAGGCTGGATTACTAATACCATCTGCAAACTGTACTAGCGTCCACAAGAACCGTAACCCAGTTTTCAAGTGATCATGGGTGCTCAGTTTGGAAAACCACATCAACTAAAACCTCTAATGTGTGACTCAAATATATGTTCTCTCTCCAAAGATGTTGAAGGAGAAACAGAAGGAGCTGGAAGACAAAGCAAATATGCTTAACAAACAGAGTGAAGCCACTGAGAAAGAATCCAAAGATGCACTTCTCTTTAAGACAGAACTGCCCCCATtgcacagaaaacattctacaGCTGCCAAACCACGCAAACAGCAGGCCGTTGTCACACCGCTACAGGGTAAGATGTGGCTGACTTCATTCTTATATCCTCCTGGGACATCTTTATGCATGAGTACTACCCAGTATTGATTCCAAGatgtttcatgaccctttaaagaTGTTTCCTCTCtttgttcatttgttctgtTAGCATGCAGTATTTTCTATGATGCTGTGGTTGCTTCGCTCTTCAGGGCTCAAAGCGGTTCCGCTCTGTTCCCTCTCTCATCCTGCTACTGTCAGCTTTTGTGGTTCCGGATGAGCTATATTTTGCTATCTTAAGGCCTGATGTATTCAcagtgaagtttttttttttttttttttttttttttttgtgaaataggtttgcagtaaaataataatgatagttAATATCCCAACGCCGCCCATGCTGATGAGCggtgtttagatgaatatgtaaatacatGTTACATGTCGGGCtgtgtaaacttttttttttttttttttttttttgttttctctgattaatttgaatttaatgttttgccacaattgtatttttaaattgagaaattgcggttttgaataaaaatgttagcaAACGTTTTCCATTTAACAATATGGCAATGATGACCGTTAAGAGAAGAAAATTACCTGACCACATGATGGTCTCGTGTGATGCACTCTATGAACGTAGAACACATCGCTAGTCTTAAGCGGCTCTTCACACAGAATAAGttgttaaaaaaactaaaaaattaaaCTCTAAACTTTTTTTTGA
It encodes the following:
- the kif22 gene encoding kinesin-like protein KIF22, coding for MAQRVSVNEAAGSRRTSRVRVAVRLRPYMDKQDDKGEGPCVRGLGPQKLEIINWRNATETLQYQFDVFHGEETTQQAVFLTSVKPILPHILNGQNASVFAYGPTGAGKTHTMLGSQEQPGIIPRAVREVFNLVGAQEKGQDGWEYSIGMSYLEIYNEKVLDLLSPGSQDLPIREDKDRNILIPGLTHTPLSSFSDFDTHFIPASLNRTTASTKLNQRSSRSHAILLIKVVKSQRGPPHRQQTGKLYLVDLAGSEDNRRTGNQGIRLKESGAINLSLFTLSKVVDALNAGAGGRVPYRDSKLTRLLQDSLGGSAHSVMITNIAPEYKYYFDTFSALNFAAKSKQIVNRPFVRETVVAPTIVPGKRSREEQEAGGSGEPQNKRSKEGKKAEQCQSLPGHPHGSPDSSVLERLLALEKMMMGSAERERLNLLKTVAQSRKEIQMLKEKQKELEDKANMLNKQSEATEKESKDALLFKTELPPLHRKHSTAAKPRKQQAVVTPLQVSQVQPLQQCAVVVKPSQFLDKKKRVKSEVGEGKENGGVDPPSAQDINWESHLDSALLEQSRKKILQTLNSGSLKELKSLQLIGDKKAKLIMGWREIHGDFTEVEDLKKIEGITAKRFSSFIKANILSSMGK